A single window of Nicotiana tomentosiformis chromosome 1, ASM39032v3, whole genome shotgun sequence DNA harbors:
- the LOC104120783 gene encoding DNA topoisomerase 2 isoform X3, with amino-acid sequence MASKKLPLQSSSNANIVTNGKTIEQTYQKKTQLEHILLRPDTYIGSVEKHTQTLWVWENDKMIHRPVTYVPGLYKIFDEILVNAADNKQRDPKMDAVEVVIDPEQNFISVYNNGDGIPVEIHQEEGVYVPELIFGHLLTSSNYDDAEKKTTGGRNGYGAKLTNIFSTEFVIETADGKRQKKYKQVFSNNMGKKGEPIITKCKASENWTKVSFKPDLAKFNMEHLEEDVVALMRKRVIDLGGCLGKTVKVKLNEQRIPVKSFEEYCKLFLDSTDAKREFLKVTDADGLLRWEICVSLSEGQFQQVSFVNSIATIKGGTHVDYVANQIASHIMGVVNKKNKNANIKAHAVKNHLWMFVNALIDNPAFDSQTKETLTLRQSSFGSKCELQQDFLKKVEKNIGIVETLLSWADFKNSKDLKKTDGKKSEKVKVEKLEDANDAGGRNSDKCTLILTEGDSAKALAMAGISVVGRDHYGVFPLRGKLLNVREASHKQVSENKEIEAIKKILGLQTGKEYESVKSLRYGHLMIMTDQDHDGSHIKGLLINFIHTFWPSLLKVPSFLIEFITPIVKATHKSGKILSFYTMPEYESWRKSLGANSSGWSIKYYKGLGTSTSKEGKEYFQDLQKHRKDFIWADNQDGESIELAFSKKKIEARKNWLRQFEPGTHLDQKEKYISYTEFVNKELILFSMADLQRSIPSMLDGLKPGQRKILFCAFKRNFVKEAKVSQFSGYVSEHSAYHHGEQSLSSTIIGMAQDYVGSNNVNLLQPNGQFGTRNMGGKDHASSRYIYTRLSPIARFLFPKEDDTILDYLNEDGQYIEPTWYVPIVPMVLINGSEGIGTGWSSYVPNYNPRDLVANVRRLLNDEPMEPMDPWYKGFKGTIEKTATKEAGATYTVTGIIEEVNETTLRISELPVRRWTEDYKQFLESMTVSNDKAKDPFIKEVRAYGDENSVCFEVIMSEENLILAQQEGLLKKFKLATTISTSNMHLFDSNGKIKKYDNPEDILEEFYHVRLEYYEKRKKALLEILELELLRIENKVKFILGVVKGEIIVNNRKRADLLLELKEKGFTPFPKKKAVEAVVADTSDDAEDSEEELNRGVRAGDYDYLLSMPIGTLTLEKVQELCAERDKLNGEVEDMRNATPKLLWLKDLDVLEKQLDEQDKIDIQAEEAREKIKKKVMNAAGLKAPKPKPRKNVKKASVVESTAEPMDVSVASTAETANVTEVVKPKARGGSKKAPAKAKPIAVEDEEEEEDDEVLALKDRLAAYNLNSSPDHSAEAMETEAPKAQKKAPTRKAAAKKKTLPSIADVSEGEDEIEISDDDESEPEVAVGGKKKGGRKPATAKAAPAAAKQPPKKRGPANKQAVGIGQKLITSILKPAENTDNSSPEKKVRKMRASPFNKKSGAVLGKNKGSTSQENEDASPVSSLGSLEDEVNEAVVAPKARVTRGKKTTYVISDSDNEDNTNEFEPTDDSEFDGDDSDEDYD; translated from the exons ATGGCTTCCAAAAAACTCCCACTCCAATCAAGCAGCAACGCCAACATTGTAACAAACGGCAAAACCATTGAACAAACCTACCAAAAGAAAACTCAACTCGAACACATCCTTCTTCGACCTGATACCTACATTGGATCCGTTGAGAAACACACCCAAACCCTATGGGTATGGGAAAATGATAAGATGATCCATCGTCCGGTTACATATGTGCCGGGTTTGTACAAGATCTTCGACGAGATCTTAGTGAATGCGGCTGATAACAAGCAACGTGACCCTAAAATGGACGCAGTGGAAGTGGTGATAGATCCCGAACAGAATTTCATTAGTGTTTATAATAACGGTGATGGTATTCCTGTAGAGATCCATCAAGAGGAAGGTGTTTACGTGCCTGAATTGATTTTTGGGCACTTGTTGACTAGTAGCAACTACGATGATGCTGAGAAGAAGACCACTGGTGGACGAAATGGGTACGGTGCTAAGCTTACGAATATTTTTTCGACTGAATTTGTTATTGAAACTGCTGATGGGAAGCGCCAGAAGAAATATAAGCAG GTTTTCTCTAACAACATGGGAAAGAAGGGTGAACCAATCATAACAAAATGCAAAGCGAGCGAGAATTGGACAAAAGTTTCATTTAAGCCAGACCTGGCAAAGTTTAACATGGAACACCTTGAAGAAGATGTAGTTGCGCTAATGAGAAAGAGAGTGATTGACTTGGGTGGATGCCTTGGAAAGACTGTGAAGGTGAAACTCAACGAACAACGCATTCCTGTCAAATCATTTGAAGAGTATTGCAAGCTTTTCTTAGATTCTACTGATGCAAAAAG GGAGTTCCTCAAAGTTACAGATGCAGACGGATTATTAAGGTGGGAGATATGTGTGAGTTTGAGTGAAGGGCAATTTCAACAG GTCAGTTTTGTAAATAGCATTGCTACAATCAAGGGTGGAACTCATGTTGATTATGTGGCCAACCAGATAGCAAGCCACATAATGGGTGTAGTGAACAAGAAGAATAAAAATGCTAACATCAAAGCCCACGCAGTGAAGAACCATTTATGGATGTTTGTTAATGCTCTCATTGACAATCCTGCTTTTGATTCACAAACTAAAGAAACTTTGACTCTGCGTCAGAGCAGTTTCGGTTCGAAATGTGAACTTCAACAAGATTTTCTAAAGAAAG TTGAGAAGAATATTGGCATTGTGGAAACTCTACTCTCCTGGGCAGACTTTAAGAATAGCAAAGACCTTAAGAAGACTGATGGGAAAAAATCTGAGAAGGTCAAAGTGGAAAAGCTAGAAGATGCTAATGATGCAGGAGGGAGGAATTCTGATAAATGCACATTGATTTTGACTGAAGGAGATTCAGCCAAGGCTCTTGCT ATGGCTGGAATATCTGTTGTTGGGCGTGATCACTATGGCGTGTTCCCTTTGAGGGGTAAACTGCTAAATGTAAGGGAAgcaagtcataagcaggtttctgaaaataaagaaattgaGGCTATCAAGAAGATTCTCGGACTTCAGACAGGCAAAGAATATGAGAGTGTAAAATCACTCAGATATGGTCATCTAATGATTATGACAGATCAG GATCATGATGGTTCACATATCAAGGGTCTCTTAATTAATTTCATCCACACTTTTTGGCCATCCTTGCTGAaagttccatctttcttgatTGAGTTCATCACACCAATTGTGAAG GCTACTCATAAAAGTGGGAAGATACTGTCATTTTATACCATGCCTGAGTATGAGTCGTGGAGAAAGAGTTTGGGTGCTAATTCAAGTGGTTGGTCGATTAAGTACTATAAG GGGTTGGGAACAAGTACGTCAAAGGAAGGAAAAGAGTACTTCCAAGATCTTCAGAAACACAGGAAAGATTTTATTTGGGCGGATAACCAAGATGGGGAATCAATAGAACTTGCTTTCAGTAAGAAGAAGATAGAAGCAAGGAAGAATTGGCTTAGACAATTTGAG CCTGGTACCCATCTAGACCAAAAAGAAAAGTACATCTCATACACTGAGTTTGTTAACAAAGAGCTTATTCTGTTTTCAATGGCTGATCTTCAAAGGTCTATTCCATCAATGCTTGATGGTTTGAAACCGGGTCAAAGGAAGATTCTGTTCTGTGCATTTAAGAGGAACTTTGTTAAGGAAGCAAAAGTTTCCCAATTTTCTGGTTATGTCTCTGAGCACTCAGCTTATCACCATGGTGAGCAGAGTCTTAGCAGCACCATCATTGGCATGGCACAGGACTATGTTGGCAGCAATAATGTAAATCTTTTGCAACCAAATGGTCAATTTGGCACTCGTAATATG GGAGGCAAAGATCATGCAAGCTCTAGGTACATTTACACTCGGCTTTCACCGATTGCAAGATTTCTGTTTCCTAAGGAGGACGATACAATTCTTGATTACTTGAATGAAGATGGTCAATATATTGAACCTACTTG GTATGTGCCGATCGTTCCAATGGTACTTATAAATGGCAGCGAAGGTATAGGGACAGGTTGGAGTTCATACGTTCCAAATTATAATCCAAGAGACCTTGTTGCTAATGTAAGGCGTTTGCTGAATGATGAGCCAATGGAGCCAATGGATCCATGGTATAAAGGTTTCAAAGGAACAATAGAGAAAACAGCAACAAAAGAAGCCGGAGCTACCTACACTGTCACTGGTATTATAGAAGAGGTCAATGAAACGACTCTTAGGATTTCTGAGTTGCCAGTCCGGAGGTGGACAGAGGATTATAAGCAGTTTCTGGAGTCCATGACAGTCTCAAATGACAAGGCCAAGGATCCCTTCATAAAG GAAGTCAGAGCGTATGGTGATGAGAACTCTGTATGTTTTGAAGTGATCATGTCTGAGGAGAATCTGATTTTAGCCCAGCAAGAGGGTTTGCTTAAAAAGTTTAAGCTGGCTACTACAATAAGCACCAGCAATATGCACCTTTTCGACTCTAACGGCAAAATTAAGAAATATGACAACCCGGAAGACA TCCTTGAGGAGTTCTACCATGTAAGACTCGAGTATTATGAGAAACGAAAG AAAGCTCTGTTGGAGATTCTTGAACTGGAGTTGCTGCGAATTGAGAACAAGGTGAAATTCATCCTTGGAGTTGTGAAAGGAGAAATCATTGTGAACAACAGGAAGAGAGCTGATCTATTGCTTGAGTTGAAGGAGAAAGGTTTTACTCCTTTCCCCAAGAAAAAGGCTGTTGAAGCTGTTGTTGCAGACACAAGTGATGATGCAGAAGATAGCGAAGAGGAGTTAAACAGAGGAGTTAGGGCAGGTGATTATGACTACTTGCTGTCGATGCCAATAGGAACATTGACTCTTGAGAAGGTTCAAGAACTGTGTGCTGAGAGGGATAAACTGAATGGTGAGGTTGAAGATATGAGAAATGCAACTCCAAAGCTTTTGTGGTTGAAGGATCTTGATGTCCTTGAGAAACAGCTTGAT GAACAAGACAAAATTGATATCCAGGCAGAGGAAGCTAGAGAGAAGATAAAGAAGAAGGTAATGAACGCAGCTGGGTTAAAGGCACCGAAGCCTAAACCCCGAAAGAATGTTAAGAAGGCTAGTGTAGTGGAGTCTACTGCTGAACCAATGGACGTGTCAGTTGCTTCAACAGCGGAAACAG CCAATGTTACTGAAGTTGTGAAACCAAAAGCCAGAGGAGGTTCAAAGAAAGCTCCTGCAAAG GCAAAACCTATTGCagttgaagatgaagaagaagaagaagatgatgaggtGCTAGCATTGAAAGACAGACTTGCAGCTTACAATCTTAACTCTTCCCCAGATCACTCAGCAGAAG CGATGGAGACTGAAGCCCCAAAAGCTCAAAAGAAAGCACCTACTAGAAAAGCTGCTGCAAAAAAGAAGACTCTGCCATCCATTGCAGATGTTTCTGAAGGTGAGGATGAGATTGAAATTAGTGATGATGATGAGTCTGAGCCAGAAGTAGCTGTGGGAGGGAAAAAGAAAGGAGGAAGGAAACCAGCAACTGCAAAAGCAGCACCAGCAGCAGCTAAACAACCCCCAAAGAAAAGAGGACCAGCTAATAAGCAGGCAGTAGGTATTGGTCAGAAACTCATAACGTCAATTTTGAAGCCTGCAGAGAATACTGATAATAGCTCACCTGAGAAAAAAGTGAGGAAAATGAGGGCATCCCCATTTAACAAGAAAAGTGGTGCTGTTCTGGGAAAGAACAAGGGTAGTACTTCACAGGAAAATGAAGACGCAAGTCCTGTTTCTTCTTTGGGCAGTCTAGAGGATGAAGTCAATGAAGCTGTTGTGGCTCCAAAAGCTAGGGTAACTCGTGGGAAGAAGACAACATATGTTATCAGTGATTCTGATAATGAAGATAATACCAATGAATTTGAACCTACTGATGATTCTGAGTTTGATGGAGATGACTCTGATGAAGATTACGATTAG
- the LOC104120783 gene encoding DNA topoisomerase 2 isoform X4: protein MASKKLPLQSSSNANIVTNGKTIEQTYQKKTQLEHILLRPDTYIGSVEKHTQTLWVWENDKMIHRPVTYVPGLYKIFDEILVNAADNKQRDPKMDAVEVVIDPEQNFISVYNNGDGIPVEIHQEEGVYVPELIFGHLLTSSNYDDAEKKTTGGRNGYGAKLTNIFSTEFVIETADGKRQKKYKQVFSNNMGKKGEPIITKCKASENWTKVSFKPDLAKFNMEHLEEDVVALMRKRVIDLGGCLGKTVKVKLNEQRIPVKSFEEYCKLFLDSTDAKREFLKVTDADGLLRWEICVSLSEGQFQQVSFVNSIATIKGGTHVDYVANQIASHIMGVVNKKNKNANIKAHAVKNHLWMFVNALIDNPAFDSQTKETLTLRQSSFGSKCELQQDFLKKVEKNIGIVETLLSWADFKNSKDLKKTDGKKSEKVKVEKLEDANDAGGRNSDKCTLILTEGDSAKALAMAGISVVGRDHYGVFPLRGKLLNVREASHKQVSENKEIEAIKKILGLQTGKEYESVKSLRYGHLMIMTDQDHDGSHIKGLLINFIHTFWPSLLKVPSFLIEFITPIVKATHKSGKILSFYTMPEYESWRKSLGANSSGWSIKYYKGLGTSTSKEGKEYFQDLQKHRKDFIWADNQDGESIELAFSKKKIEARKNWLRQFEPGTHLDQKEKYISYTEFVNKELILFSMADLQRSIPSMLDGLKPGQRKILFCAFKRNFVKEAKVSQFSGYVSEHSAYHHGEQSLSSTIIGMAQDYVGSNNVNLLQPNGQFGTRNMGGKDHASSRYIYTRLSPIARFLFPKEDDTILDYLNEDGQYIEPTWYVPIVPMVLINGSEGIGTGWSSYVPNYNPRDLVANVRRLLNDEPMEPMDPWYKGFKGTIEKTATKEAGATYTVTGIIEEVNETTLRISELPVRRWTEDYKQFLESMTVSNDKAKDPFIKEVRAYGDENSVCFEVIMSEENLILAQQEGLLKKFKLATTISTSNMHLFDSNGKIKKYDNPEDILEEFYHVRLEYYEKRKATLLEILELELLRIENKVKFILGVVKGEIIVNNRKRADLLLELKEKGFTPFPKKKAVEAVVADTSDDAEDSEEELNRGVRAGDYDYLLSMPIGTLTLEKVQELCAERDKLNGEVEDMRNATPKLLWLKDLDVLEKQLDEQDKIDIQAEEAREKIKKKVMNAAGLKAPKPKPRKNVKKASVVESTAEPMDVSVASTAETANVTEVVKPKARGGSKKAPAKAKPIAVEDEEEEEDDEVLALKDRLAAYNLNSSPDHSAEAMETEAPKAQKKAPTRKAAAKKKTLPSIADVSEGEDEIEISDDDESEPEVAVGGKKKGGRKPATAKAAPAAAKQPPKKRGPANKQAVGIGQKLITSILKPAENTDNSSPEKKVRKMRASPFNKKSGAVLGKNKGSTSQENEDASPVSSLGSLEDEVNEAVVAPKARVTRGKKTTYVISDSDNEDNTNEFEPTDDSEFDGDDSDEDYD from the exons ATGGCTTCCAAAAAACTCCCACTCCAATCAAGCAGCAACGCCAACATTGTAACAAACGGCAAAACCATTGAACAAACCTACCAAAAGAAAACTCAACTCGAACACATCCTTCTTCGACCTGATACCTACATTGGATCCGTTGAGAAACACACCCAAACCCTATGGGTATGGGAAAATGATAAGATGATCCATCGTCCGGTTACATATGTGCCGGGTTTGTACAAGATCTTCGACGAGATCTTAGTGAATGCGGCTGATAACAAGCAACGTGACCCTAAAATGGACGCAGTGGAAGTGGTGATAGATCCCGAACAGAATTTCATTAGTGTTTATAATAACGGTGATGGTATTCCTGTAGAGATCCATCAAGAGGAAGGTGTTTACGTGCCTGAATTGATTTTTGGGCACTTGTTGACTAGTAGCAACTACGATGATGCTGAGAAGAAGACCACTGGTGGACGAAATGGGTACGGTGCTAAGCTTACGAATATTTTTTCGACTGAATTTGTTATTGAAACTGCTGATGGGAAGCGCCAGAAGAAATATAAGCAG GTTTTCTCTAACAACATGGGAAAGAAGGGTGAACCAATCATAACAAAATGCAAAGCGAGCGAGAATTGGACAAAAGTTTCATTTAAGCCAGACCTGGCAAAGTTTAACATGGAACACCTTGAAGAAGATGTAGTTGCGCTAATGAGAAAGAGAGTGATTGACTTGGGTGGATGCCTTGGAAAGACTGTGAAGGTGAAACTCAACGAACAACGCATTCCTGTCAAATCATTTGAAGAGTATTGCAAGCTTTTCTTAGATTCTACTGATGCAAAAAG GGAGTTCCTCAAAGTTACAGATGCAGACGGATTATTAAGGTGGGAGATATGTGTGAGTTTGAGTGAAGGGCAATTTCAACAG GTCAGTTTTGTAAATAGCATTGCTACAATCAAGGGTGGAACTCATGTTGATTATGTGGCCAACCAGATAGCAAGCCACATAATGGGTGTAGTGAACAAGAAGAATAAAAATGCTAACATCAAAGCCCACGCAGTGAAGAACCATTTATGGATGTTTGTTAATGCTCTCATTGACAATCCTGCTTTTGATTCACAAACTAAAGAAACTTTGACTCTGCGTCAGAGCAGTTTCGGTTCGAAATGTGAACTTCAACAAGATTTTCTAAAGAAAG TTGAGAAGAATATTGGCATTGTGGAAACTCTACTCTCCTGGGCAGACTTTAAGAATAGCAAAGACCTTAAGAAGACTGATGGGAAAAAATCTGAGAAGGTCAAAGTGGAAAAGCTAGAAGATGCTAATGATGCAGGAGGGAGGAATTCTGATAAATGCACATTGATTTTGACTGAAGGAGATTCAGCCAAGGCTCTTGCT ATGGCTGGAATATCTGTTGTTGGGCGTGATCACTATGGCGTGTTCCCTTTGAGGGGTAAACTGCTAAATGTAAGGGAAgcaagtcataagcaggtttctgaaaataaagaaattgaGGCTATCAAGAAGATTCTCGGACTTCAGACAGGCAAAGAATATGAGAGTGTAAAATCACTCAGATATGGTCATCTAATGATTATGACAGATCAG GATCATGATGGTTCACATATCAAGGGTCTCTTAATTAATTTCATCCACACTTTTTGGCCATCCTTGCTGAaagttccatctttcttgatTGAGTTCATCACACCAATTGTGAAG GCTACTCATAAAAGTGGGAAGATACTGTCATTTTATACCATGCCTGAGTATGAGTCGTGGAGAAAGAGTTTGGGTGCTAATTCAAGTGGTTGGTCGATTAAGTACTATAAG GGGTTGGGAACAAGTACGTCAAAGGAAGGAAAAGAGTACTTCCAAGATCTTCAGAAACACAGGAAAGATTTTATTTGGGCGGATAACCAAGATGGGGAATCAATAGAACTTGCTTTCAGTAAGAAGAAGATAGAAGCAAGGAAGAATTGGCTTAGACAATTTGAG CCTGGTACCCATCTAGACCAAAAAGAAAAGTACATCTCATACACTGAGTTTGTTAACAAAGAGCTTATTCTGTTTTCAATGGCTGATCTTCAAAGGTCTATTCCATCAATGCTTGATGGTTTGAAACCGGGTCAAAGGAAGATTCTGTTCTGTGCATTTAAGAGGAACTTTGTTAAGGAAGCAAAAGTTTCCCAATTTTCTGGTTATGTCTCTGAGCACTCAGCTTATCACCATGGTGAGCAGAGTCTTAGCAGCACCATCATTGGCATGGCACAGGACTATGTTGGCAGCAATAATGTAAATCTTTTGCAACCAAATGGTCAATTTGGCACTCGTAATATG GGAGGCAAAGATCATGCAAGCTCTAGGTACATTTACACTCGGCTTTCACCGATTGCAAGATTTCTGTTTCCTAAGGAGGACGATACAATTCTTGATTACTTGAATGAAGATGGTCAATATATTGAACCTACTTG GTATGTGCCGATCGTTCCAATGGTACTTATAAATGGCAGCGAAGGTATAGGGACAGGTTGGAGTTCATACGTTCCAAATTATAATCCAAGAGACCTTGTTGCTAATGTAAGGCGTTTGCTGAATGATGAGCCAATGGAGCCAATGGATCCATGGTATAAAGGTTTCAAAGGAACAATAGAGAAAACAGCAACAAAAGAAGCCGGAGCTACCTACACTGTCACTGGTATTATAGAAGAGGTCAATGAAACGACTCTTAGGATTTCTGAGTTGCCAGTCCGGAGGTGGACAGAGGATTATAAGCAGTTTCTGGAGTCCATGACAGTCTCAAATGACAAGGCCAAGGATCCCTTCATAAAG GAAGTCAGAGCGTATGGTGATGAGAACTCTGTATGTTTTGAAGTGATCATGTCTGAGGAGAATCTGATTTTAGCCCAGCAAGAGGGTTTGCTTAAAAAGTTTAAGCTGGCTACTACAATAAGCACCAGCAATATGCACCTTTTCGACTCTAACGGCAAAATTAAGAAATATGACAACCCGGAAGACA TCCTTGAGGAGTTCTACCATGTAAGACTCGAGTATTATGAGAAACGAAAGGCAA CTCTGTTGGAGATTCTTGAACTGGAGTTGCTGCGAATTGAGAACAAGGTGAAATTCATCCTTGGAGTTGTGAAAGGAGAAATCATTGTGAACAACAGGAAGAGAGCTGATCTATTGCTTGAGTTGAAGGAGAAAGGTTTTACTCCTTTCCCCAAGAAAAAGGCTGTTGAAGCTGTTGTTGCAGACACAAGTGATGATGCAGAAGATAGCGAAGAGGAGTTAAACAGAGGAGTTAGGGCAGGTGATTATGACTACTTGCTGTCGATGCCAATAGGAACATTGACTCTTGAGAAGGTTCAAGAACTGTGTGCTGAGAGGGATAAACTGAATGGTGAGGTTGAAGATATGAGAAATGCAACTCCAAAGCTTTTGTGGTTGAAGGATCTTGATGTCCTTGAGAAACAGCTTGAT GAACAAGACAAAATTGATATCCAGGCAGAGGAAGCTAGAGAGAAGATAAAGAAGAAGGTAATGAACGCAGCTGGGTTAAAGGCACCGAAGCCTAAACCCCGAAAGAATGTTAAGAAGGCTAGTGTAGTGGAGTCTACTGCTGAACCAATGGACGTGTCAGTTGCTTCAACAGCGGAAACAG CCAATGTTACTGAAGTTGTGAAACCAAAAGCCAGAGGAGGTTCAAAGAAAGCTCCTGCAAAG GCAAAACCTATTGCagttgaagatgaagaagaagaagaagatgatgaggtGCTAGCATTGAAAGACAGACTTGCAGCTTACAATCTTAACTCTTCCCCAGATCACTCAGCAGAAG CGATGGAGACTGAAGCCCCAAAAGCTCAAAAGAAAGCACCTACTAGAAAAGCTGCTGCAAAAAAGAAGACTCTGCCATCCATTGCAGATGTTTCTGAAGGTGAGGATGAGATTGAAATTAGTGATGATGATGAGTCTGAGCCAGAAGTAGCTGTGGGAGGGAAAAAGAAAGGAGGAAGGAAACCAGCAACTGCAAAAGCAGCACCAGCAGCAGCTAAACAACCCCCAAAGAAAAGAGGACCAGCTAATAAGCAGGCAGTAGGTATTGGTCAGAAACTCATAACGTCAATTTTGAAGCCTGCAGAGAATACTGATAATAGCTCACCTGAGAAAAAAGTGAGGAAAATGAGGGCATCCCCATTTAACAAGAAAAGTGGTGCTGTTCTGGGAAAGAACAAGGGTAGTACTTCACAGGAAAATGAAGACGCAAGTCCTGTTTCTTCTTTGGGCAGTCTAGAGGATGAAGTCAATGAAGCTGTTGTGGCTCCAAAAGCTAGGGTAACTCGTGGGAAGAAGACAACATATGTTATCAGTGATTCTGATAATGAAGATAATACCAATGAATTTGAACCTACTGATGATTCTGAGTTTGATGGAGATGACTCTGATGAAGATTACGATTAG